In a single window of the Debaryomyces hansenii CBS767 chromosome A complete sequence genome:
- a CDS encoding DEHA2A06248p (similar to uniprot|P32910 Saccharomyces cerevisiae YNR003C RPC34 RNA polymerase III subunit C34) — MADLSEKARTLHNKMLEFPSSTLFNQEQLQDFIQISVLADLLMIAQELINRKLVKLVKQGDELKFQAISLSEASKITSMSEDEAMIYSYIEASGREGIWTKTIKAKTNLHQHIVVRCLKALENQRYIKSIKSVKHPTRKIYMLYNLQPSIEVTGGPWFTDSELDTEFIDSLLTVIWRFVASKTYPTAFQTPSSNNNIYQSSYPANHTGFVNLDTIIEFITSNNITNIDLAINDVRSLCDVLINDDKLELIKHTNDIFKATWQSVLEAGYGRAYADESFDKLVDPSVKSLVTNQSFSIFDHFSVIEPSAEQDPDLVYLDSWIYE; from the coding sequence ATGGCAGATTTATCAGAAAAGGCTCGTACGTTGCACAATAAGATGTTGGAATTTCCATCATCAACGTTATTCAATCAAGAACAGCTACAGGACTTCATTCAGATTTCAGTTCTCGCTGATCTATTGATGATTGCCCAGGAATTAATCAATAGAAAATTGGTTAAATTGGTAAAACAAGGcgatgaattgaaatttcagGCCATTTCATTGAGTGAAGCATCCAAAATCACGTCCATGTCGGAGGACGAAGCTATGATCTACTCTTACATCGAAGCGTCTGGTCGTGAAGGTATTTGGACCAAAACTATCAAAGCTAAAACTAATTTGCATCAACATATTGTTGTCAGATGCTTGAAAGCATTAGAGAACCAGAGATATATCAAGTCCATTAAGTCCGTTAAACATCCAACAAGGAAGATCTACATGTTGTATAACTTACAACCATCAATAGAAGTCACCGGTGGTCCATGGTTTACAGACTCAGAATTAgatacagaatttattgattcattattgactGTCATTTGGAGGTTTGTGGCTTCTAAAACCTACCCTACTGCATTTCAAACTCCGtcttccaataataatatttaccAATCTTCTTACCCTGCAAACCATACTGGATTCGTTAATTTGGATACCATCATAGAATTCATTACCTCCAACAATATCACTAATATTGATTTGGCAATTAACGATGTGAGATCCTTATGCGATGTCTTAATCAACGACGACAAGTTAGAGCTTATTAAGCATacaaatgatatatttaaaGCTACATGGCAAAGTGTCTTGGAAGCTGGATACGGTAGAGCTTATGCAGACGAATCATTCGACAAATTAGTGGATCCTTCAGTTAAGCTGTTAGTAACAAACCAATCATTCTCCATATTTGATCATTTTTCAGTCATCGAACCAAGTGCTGAGCAAGATCCTGATTTGGTTTACCTTGACTCTTGGATTTATgaataa
- a CDS encoding DEHA2A06292p (similar to uniprot|P05150 Saccharomyces cerevisiae YJL088W ARG3 Ornithine carbamoyltransferase): MMSMPIKNMIGRRSFSSSAFLKSKPRHLVNTIELSNEELASLVGKAEAFKKQVRSGNSVPIEQHQKLLGKLVALLFSKRSTRTRISTEGAAAYFGAQPMFLGKEDIQLGVNESTYDTTKVISSMTSCIFARVNSHQEILDLCEHSSVPIINSLCDMYHPLQAITDILTIKEAFGKTEGLKLAWIGDSNNVINDLAIASLRSGISVAISIPKDIEFDPEVGKAASEIASDKGLSFDIFHEPSKAIDNANVIVTDTWISMGQESEKQAKMLQFDGYQITQNMISQGNASSDWKFMHCLPRHAEEVADDVFYSKNSLVFEEAENRLYAAMAVIEAFVVNKGDLLK; this comes from the coding sequence atGATGCTGATGCCAATAAAAAACATGATCGGGAGAAGATCATTCTCAAGTTCCGCTTTTCTTAAATCAAAACCAAGACATTTGGTAAATACCATAGAACTTTCGAATGAAGAGTTGGCCTCGTTAGTCGGTAAAGCTGAAGCATTCAAGAAGCAAGTCAGATCAGGCAACTCTGTACCTATTGAGCAACATCAAAAGCTTTTAGGGAAGCTTGTTGCATTACTCTTTTCCAAAAGATctacaagaacaagaattagTACTGAAGGCGCTGCTGCTTACTTTGGAGCACAACCAATGTTCTTGGGGAAAGAAGACATCCAATTGGGAGTCAACGAGTCTACATACGACACTACCAAAGTGATTTCTTCTATGACATCGTGTATTTTTGCCAGAGTCAACAGTCATCAAGAAATACTCGATTTGTGTGAGCATTCTTCTGTTCCAATCATTAACTCATTATGTGACATGTACCACCCATTGCAAGCCATTACCGACATCTTGACAATAAAAGAAGCATTTGGAAAGACTGAAGGGTTGAAGTTGGCATGGATCGGAGATTCAAATAACGTCATCAACGATTTAGCGATTGCATCATTAAGATCAGGTATATCGGTGGCAATTTCGATCCCAAAGGACATCGAATTTGACCCCGAAGTTGGCAAAGCGGCCTCCGAAATAGCCAGTGACAAGGGCTTATCATTTGACATATTCCATGAGCCATCGAAGGCAATTGATAACGCTAACGTCATTGTCACCGACACATGGATCTCAATGGGCCAAGAATCCGAGAAGCAAGCCAAGATGTTACAATTCGACGGCTATCAGATAACCCAGAACATGATCTCTCAAGGAAATGCTTCGTCCGACTGGAAATTCATGCATTGCTTACCAAGACATGCAGAAGAAGTAGCAGATGATGTGTTCTACAGTAAAAACTCCTTGGTATTTGAGGAAGCTGAAAACAGATTATACGCCGCAATGGCTGTTATAGAAGCCTTTGTTGTTAACAAAGGTGATCTACTTAAATAA
- a CDS encoding DEHA2A06204p (some similarities with uniprot|P38336 Saccharomyces cerevisiae YBR257W POP4 Subunit of both RNase MRP), producing the protein MNRNNVLERHLLTRCYSSEARIEELLSTRYSITGDQRPSLLLMPTGQDVENNKTKALLHQERPKTSDEAHKTKKYNTRIELKNYIKNTLNNQQKVIKKIQAYNRLSKQNGKKKPFPILKLLEHYSIPMYEEFIPISNLWQDYMQNLLFPSANNKLPSLISILPKLSSADYHGCLLTVLKSTNRLLVGVRGIVVWDTQHSFILCVPRTKDSKEWNENKEDFTPSEQIGGLKIIPKKGCLFGFDVILPSNEGEEDEDECMGFTVIGSRFEFRSVDRSGKKFKNHNVDDIL; encoded by the coding sequence ATGAATAGGAATAACGTATTGGAAAGGCACCTATTAACAAGATGCTATTCGTCTGAAGCTAGAatcgaagaattattgTCCACAAGGTATTCGATAACAGGAGATCAAAGGCCATCACTCTTGTTAATGCCTACAGGAcaagatgttgaaaataataaaacaaagGCCTTATTGCATCAAGAAAGGCCCAAGACTTCTGACGAAGCTCATAAGActaagaaatataatactcgaatagaattaaagaattatatcaaaaatactTTAAATAATCAACAAAAGGTGATTAAAAAGATTCAAGCATATAATAGATTAAGCAAGCAAAATGGTAAGAAGAAACCATTTCCAATATTAAAGCTATTAGAACATTACAGCATCCCAATgtatgaagaatttataCCTATTAGTAATTTATGGCAAGATTACAtgcaaaatttattatttccatCGGCTAATAACAAACTTCCAAGCTTGATCTCTATATTGCCTAAACTATCCAGTGCCGATTATCATGGCTGCTTATTAACCGTACTAAAGTCAACTAACAGACTCCTAGTTGGTGTGAGAGGAATAGTTGTGTGGGATACCCAGcattcatttatattatgtGTTCCAAGAACGAAAGATTCCAAAGAATggaatgaaaataaagaagattttACTCCTTCAGAACAGATAGGTGGGTTGAAGATTATTCCAAAGAAAGGATGcttatttggatttgacGTTATTTTACCAAGCAATGAAGGGGAAgaggatgaagatgaatgCATGGGCTTTACTGTTATTGGATCAAGGTTCGAATTTAGATCTGTGGATCGTTCCGGTAAAAAGTTTAAAAACCACAATGTCgatgatattttataa
- a CDS encoding DEHA2A06270p (no similarity), which produces MSSEKLDLNVISSLDELEDNLENQAPQTNPTQAIFKKKGLKGKKSNQRKVSLDFDVSDEEVEQKSFPVIKRTKFKSPHSFVTKSQPFRVGAGHTSIKETRNEDIKYTQEHIRELRGEQMERNEDLMDVDEPVVVETTPAEVLQEFHKNAPIDNNDEDENIIPVIEYDSDDNDNDDNFAAPTANSFPADDDLMPDNDDAFIDDGPLNLADSKKYPKLDIDEDLYDMELPIGEEESEVELDVLKPNVSRVIEPIGITEHLETLKKSIENLKMERLESESQYANIKTQFDSIGRNKESLLLELIQ; this is translated from the coding sequence ATGAGTTCAGAGAAGCTTGATCTAAATGTAATACTGTCTTTGGACGAATTGGAGGATAACTTGGAAAACCAAGCACCACAAACAAACCCAACGCAAGCTATATTTAAGAAGAAGGGTTTAAAGGGAAAAAAGCTGAACCAAAGAAAAGTATCGCTCGATTTTGATGTCAGCGACGAAGAAGTAGAACAGAAGAGTTTTCCCGTCATTAAAAGGACTAAATTTAAGTCACCACATTCTTTTGTGACTAAAAGTCAACCTTTCAGAGTAGGTGCTGGCCACACATCAATAAAAGAAACGAGGAACGAagacataaaatatacaCAGGAACATATCAGAGAGCTCCGAGGGGAACAAATGGAACGAAACGAAGATTTGATGGATGTTGACGAACCAGTGGTTGTAGAAACCACTCCAGCTGAGGTACTACAAGAGTTTCATAAAAATGCACCTATTGATAACAACGACGAAGACGAAAATATAATTCCAGTTATCGAATACGATagtgatgataatgataatgacgaTAACTTTGCTGCTCCAACAGCTAACAGCTTTCCTGCTGATGACGATCTAATGCCCGATAATGATGACgcatttattgatgatggcCCACTAAATTTAGCTGATTCTAAGAAGTATCCAAAGCTTGACATTGATGAGGATCTATATGATATGGAGTTACCAAtaggagaagaagaatccgAAGTAGAGCTAGATGTATTGAAGCCTAATGTTTCCAGAGTTATAGAACCAATAGGTATTACCGAACACCTTGAAACGTTAAAAAAGTCTATTGAAAACCTCAAGATGGAGAGACTTGAATCTGAATCGCAATACGCTAATATAAAGACTCAGTTTGATAGTATAGGCCGAAATAAAGAAAGTCTACTACTAGAATTGATTCAATAG
- a CDS encoding DEHA2A06226p (similar to CA1647|IPF16663 Candida albicans) — translation MSDTPVLSYKKPSSASSRQQSSTPSHPSSPLPKSQFESPRISSATTSRQVSSRRKALQDFYNIHHQESQDTNIEESISSSETTNNVNFNDPEQLLKFMKSTPVEEILKLRNSITNKLNSHDSAKKSIIYDNYYELIKLSQILGDLSKPKPVAKENTLDGLGIFTNPPNELKTKTKEINDHDLDSIFTDLSKFINEDVQQFNTEFETVVKSLQKDFDNDDNDSASSMKGIAENSEKDKFPESINKQQLVKEVNLLLDEDPKNVKQESKNKILNDIQDILKSLNVHHDELLILQLNKLKSKFT, via the coding sequence ATGTCAGATACGCCTGTGTTATCCTACAAAAAGCCTTCATCGGCCTCGAGCCGACAACAGTCATCTACTCCATCACATCCGTCGTCACCTTTACCCAAAAGTCAGTTTGAATCCCCCCGTATTTCGTCAGCAACAACATCTCGCCAAGTTCTGTCAAGAAGGAAAGCATTGCAAgatttttataatattcatCACCAAGAATCACAAGACACAAATATAGAAGAGCTGATATCTTCCTCAGAGACAACGAATAATGTTAATTTTAATGATCCTgaacaattattgaagtttaTGAAAAGTACACCAGTCGAGGAAATACTCAAATTACGAAATTCTATAACAAATAAACTAAATTCACACGATCTGGCTAAGAAGtctattatatatgataatTACTAcgaattgattaaattgaGCCAAATATTGGGTGATTTATCAAAGCCTAAACCTGTGGCCAAAGAGAATACATTGGATGGGCTTGGAATTTTCACTAATCCCCCTAACGAACTTAAAACTAAAACAAAAGAGATAAATGACCATGACCTTGATAGTATATTCACAGACCTATCAAAGTTTATAAATGAGGACGTACAACAGTTTAACACCGAATTTGAAACGGTTGTTAAAAGTTTGCAGAAGGATTTCGATAATGACGATAACGATTCTGCCTCCAGTATGAAAGGTATAGCTGAAAACTCAGAAAAAGACAAATTTCCTGAAAGTATAAATAAACAACAATTGGTCAAGGAAGTAAACCTATTACTAGATGAAGATCCTAAGAATGTTAAACAAGAATCAAAGAACAAGATCTTGAATGATATTCAAGATATcttgaaatctttaaaCGTACATcatgatgaattattaatccTTCAactaaataaattaaagtCAAAATTTACGTAG